The genome window CATATCATCGTCATGCGGGAACCCGTTCACGATGAAGTTGCACAAAAATTTCTCAAGGGTTTTCTCACAAGCTTTGCTGAAGGTGCTTCTTTACATGAAGCCGTGCGCGAAGCTCGCGACCAATTAAGATTAATCGAAAGTCGTTCTCCTAATGCCTCTTGGTTACCTGTAATTTTTCAAAATCCTGAAGAACCTCCGCTATTTTATCCCGTAGAAGAGTCAGCACCGGAATTAGGAGAAAAACCGCTAGAAAGTTCGCAAAAGAGAGTAAAACTTAAGAAACTCGCCTGGTGTGGAATGGGTGCGATCGCACTCTGCACTCTTACTTTGGGAATCTATAAACTCATCGAGCTGCGTAACGATTCGACCCTAGCGTCAGGAATTAGCTTGGGAGAAGAAATTCTAAGCGAAAAAAATACCACTCCAGAAAAACAAGCTGGCGTTAAAGCCTTTGCCGATGGAAACTATTCCAAGGCAGTGGCAAATTTTCAATCCTCTCTCCAGAAAAAACCTAACGATCCAGAAGCATTCATTTACTTAAATAATGCTATAGCGGCTAATAGCAAAGAAACCATTAAAATTGCCGTCAGCGTACCGATTGGTATCAACCAACCCATTGCAGAAGAAATTTTGCGAGGTGTCGCGGCAGTTCAAGAGGAGATTAATCGCGACTTCGGGATTCATGGCAAGCCATTACAGGTGGTCATCGCTAATGATAATAATGACAGTACGTCCGCGCAAAAAGTTGCTCGTAAGTTGGTCAAAGATACTGCTATTTTTGCAGTTGTAGGACATAATTCGAGTAATGCTTCTACTGCGGCAGCTCCGCTCTATAAAGATGGCAAATTAGTCATGATTTCCCCAACAAGCTTTGCTAACCAGTTGAAAGAACAGTCGTATGTTTTTCGCATGGTTCCCCAAATTACTTTTTTTGCCGCGCAATTATCTCAAGGTCTAGGCAAAGCAATTCCTAACCCCAAAGTTGCCATTTGTGTAGATAATGTATCACCGGATCAGGAATCCTTTAGAAACGAATTTAAGTACGTTGTTTCAGCTTATCAAGGACAGCATATCGATCTAGGATGTAACCTTGCCGACCCAAATTTTAATCCGATTACTGTGGTCGAGACAATGAGAAAGAACAATGTGAATAGTTTGATGGTGGCACCCTATGTTAATAACCTGCCCAAGGCAATGGAACTCTTCAAGGCGGTTCGAGAAAGTCAGTTACCAATCAAGCTGTTTGGCAGCCCTACTTTGTATAACGATAAAACTATTGAGTGGGGAGGCGAAGCAGTAGAAGGCTTGACATTATCCGTTCCTTACTTTCCTGATGAGAAAGAAAAGAATTCGTTTCGGGAACTCTGGAAGACAGAACTAAACACCTGGCGATCACCAATGGCTAAGGATACAACAAGAGCGATCGCAACGGGTTTACAACAACTTTTACAACAAAAACATCCCACTCGTCAGGATTTAGACAATATACTGAGAAATTCCAATTTTAAAGTGAAGGGTGTCACGGGGGAATTTAAGTTTCACAGCAACACAGGCGAACGCGAATTTCTGTTTCACAAAGAACGTTCTGACGCTTTAATCCGAATTCGAGACGGTAAAGTTGTAAAAATTGAATAGCTAGATCGAGCAGAACTGCATATTTCTCTCACTCTATCCCAATACCTTATTGGATGGGTTAGAAGTGAGAGCAACTATGTTAGGAGAAAAGCAGGTATTACACCAGCGCTATCACATTCAAGGCCAGTTGGGACACAACGCTGGACGACATACCCTACTCGCTCAAGATTTACATACCCAAGAACTCGTTGTCCTCAAAATTCTCAGTTTTAACAGTGACTTTCGTTGGGAAGATTTGAAACTGTTTGAACGAGAAGCCGAAACCCTCAAATCTCTATCCTATCCAGCGATTCCCCACTATCTTGATTATTTTGAAGTGGACTTGCCCGATTGTCGGGGATTCGTACTTGTGCAATCTTATCTTGATGCCACCTCATTGCAGGAATGGATTAAGCGAGGGCGAACATTTAGCGAGGATGAAGTTAAACAAATTGCTAAGGCATTAATCAATGTATTGAGCTACTTGCACGAGCGCAATCCTCCGGTGATTCATCGGGATATCAAGCCCAGCAATATTTTACTAAAAGGCGATCGCTCTGCCCATCAGGTTGGAGATTTATACTTAGTTGATTTTGGTTCTGTGCAAACGGCTGTCCGAGAAATCGGGACGATGACGATTGTTGGAACCTATGGCTATATGCCACCCGAACAATTTAGTGGACGTGCCTTTCAAGCTTCCGATTTGTATAGTTTGGGAGCCACGTTAATCTACTTGGTAACAGGGACGCATCCGGCTGATTTGCTGCAAGAGGATTTGCTTCTTGAATTTGAACCCGTGACGCATCTTTCTCCAAGCTTTGTGCAATGGATCAAGCTTTTGACGCATCCCAACCGCAAGCAACGGTTTAGTTCAGCTACTGTTGCCTTGAAAGCATTGGAGCAGCCTTTTGTTCAATCCCAACCGATTGAGTCATCCGCTACATCAACTCCTTTAACGCTGCAAAAACCTGTTGACAGTAAAATTTCTTTTCGCAAGGATGCAGAAACTCTAGAGATATATCTACCCCCGGAAAATTGTGGTGGTGCGGTAGGTTGTACATTTCTCGTTTACTGGGTTTTGATTTTTATGGGGTTATCCTGTGTGTGTAGCGGTAACGTTTTCATAATCTTGATCGGCTTGCTTTTCTTGTGGAGCGGGATTTCCGGGCAAAGGGAAGCTTTTTTTACAGCCAAAGCAGACAGGCGCATCTATATTGATGGAACGTCGATGACTGTAACTGAAACAGCATTTGGAATACGGCGACGGGTTTTTCAGGCCAGTCGCAATAACCTCTATAAATTAACTTACGTTAAGCGACTCTATCGTCCACATAGTGAAGGGGGCATTGAAGAGGTACCGCCAGTGTTAAGAATTTGGGCGAAACACTTTGCCAATTACGAT of Microcoleus sp. AS-A8 contains these proteins:
- a CDS encoding serine/threonine protein kinase; translated protein: MLGEKQVLHQRYHIQGQLGHNAGRHTLLAQDLHTQELVVLKILSFNSDFRWEDLKLFEREAETLKSLSYPAIPHYLDYFEVDLPDCRGFVLVQSYLDATSLQEWIKRGRTFSEDEVKQIAKALINVLSYLHERNPPVIHRDIKPSNILLKGDRSAHQVGDLYLVDFGSVQTAVREIGTMTIVGTYGYMPPEQFSGRAFQASDLYSLGATLIYLVTGTHPADLLQEDLLLEFEPVTHLSPSFVQWIKLLTHPNRKQRFSSATVALKALEQPFVQSQPIESSATSTPLTLQKPVDSKISFRKDAETLEIYLPPENCGGAVGCTFLVYWVLIFMGLSCVCSGNVFIILIGLLFLWSGISGQREAFFTAKADRRIYIDGTSMTVTETAFGIRRRVFQASRNNLYKLTYVKRLYRPHSEGGIEEVPPVLRIWAKHFANYDALYRDISYHIGQSVSADSKTRFYGRLTTPELDWLAQELSNWLGLPITRE
- a CDS encoding ABC transporter substrate-binding protein — translated: MSKRVIFRIDQGDFEQGFSVTLMIKENGEVCAPEVRGKLAPATQIIDRYNDWQQAYYSWGKSHRWWRRRLEVPEQINTNYSSADSEGNPNSYDHQFERELNEWLDRSDLGELREELLHTVNKNDCVSFIVQTDNKELQRLPWELWRLLKDRYHHPEVAISSRSAPKKGAFRSSVKILVILGSDEKIDIQTDWNILREKLPNDELVLLEKPSADEFREILINQAWDIIFFAGHSSTQADGNDAKIWLNDQEYLSPKSLKNSLKKAVENGLKLAIFNSCDGLGLARQLETLQIPHIIVMREPVHDEVAQKFLKGFLTSFAEGASLHEAVREARDQLRLIESRSPNASWLPVIFQNPEEPPLFYPVEESAPELGEKPLESSQKRVKLKKLAWCGMGAIALCTLTLGIYKLIELRNDSTLASGISLGEEILSEKNTTPEKQAGVKAFADGNYSKAVANFQSSLQKKPNDPEAFIYLNNAIAANSKETIKIAVSVPIGINQPIAEEILRGVAAVQEEINRDFGIHGKPLQVVIANDNNDSTSAQKVARKLVKDTAIFAVVGHNSSNASTAAAPLYKDGKLVMISPTSFANQLKEQSYVFRMVPQITFFAAQLSQGLGKAIPNPKVAICVDNVSPDQESFRNEFKYVVSAYQGQHIDLGCNLADPNFNPITVVETMRKNNVNSLMVAPYVNNLPKAMELFKAVRESQLPIKLFGSPTLYNDKTIEWGGEAVEGLTLSVPYFPDEKEKNSFRELWKTELNTWRSPMAKDTTRAIATGLQQLLQQKHPTRQDLDNILRNSNFKVKGVTGEFKFHSNTGEREFLFHKERSDALIRIRDGKVVKIE